CGCCCGGTTTAGGAGCCAGATATTTGTCCAAAAAATCACGCATAGAGCCGTGTGCTTCAATCAGGCACAAGTCCTGGCTTTCGGGTTTTTCGGCGGTGTGCAGGTTAAACTCGGCGGCCACCCGGCGCGTTTCGGTCTTGGTCTGGTCGCCCAGGGGAAAGTGGACGTGGGCCAGCACGTCTTGCGGCAGGTCGTAGAGAAAGTAGGACTGGTCTTTGCTCAGGTCTGCGGCGCGGCGTAGCTCATAGCGCCCAGTTTCGGGGTTGTGGCTGATGCGGGCATAGTGCCCTGTGGCGATCGCGTCGATGCCCAGTTCCTCTTTTGCATAGCGCAGCATCGGGCCAAACTTCACCGCCCGGTTGCACTGCGAACAGGGCAGCGGCGTAATGCCCGCGCCATAGCCTTCCACCAGATAGTCCACAATATTTTCCTGGAAGAGATCCCGGCTATCGACAATGTGATGCGGGATTTCCAGTTCCTCACACAGCCGAGCCGCGTCCACCATGCCCTCCGAGCAGCACTGACCTTTGCCCTTCATCAGCCACAGCGTCACGCCCACCACCTCATAGCCCTGGTGGTGCAAAATGGCAGCAGCGGTGGAACTGTCTACGCCGCCGGAGAGGCCGACAACAATTTTGGTCATGCTTGGATATGCGGGTGAGAAGGGCGTAAAAAATATCGGGCTTGACAGCTTTTCTTGACAGCTTTTAAATTCTAGTCCAAAACGCTGGGTGGCTGGTTTGGGGTGAGGCGCGTGCTGGGGGCGCATGGTGGAGGCGTATAGTGAGGGCGATCGCCCCGTCCTTCAAACCGCAAGCGATAATGGAAAGCGTGCCAACTTTCTGCCCTCTGCCGCCCTGATGCCATCCATTCACTCCGACTCTTCCACGCTGCCCGCCGATCTGTCATCGGCTGAAGCTGCCGAATCCACTGCTGCACCTGCGGCCGACTCGCTCCAAGCACCGCTGCTGGGCCAGTCGCTCGACCAGTTGACCGCGTGGGTGCAGCAGCAGGGACAGCCCGCCTATCGCGGCAAGCAGCTTTATCAATGGCTCTATCAGCGGGGAGCGCGATCGCTCTCGGAGGTGACCGTGTTTCCTAAGGCGTGGCGGGCCGAGGTGGCAGATTATCCCATCGGGCGATCGCACGTCCACTATCGCGCCACGGCTCCAGACGGCACGGTGAAGTTTCTCCTGCGCCTGGGCGATGGGCACATCATCGAAACCGTCGGGATGCCGACCTATGCCAGCCCGCTTGATCCCCCTAAATTCCCGCGCTTACACGCCGCTCCGCTAGAAACAAAGGGGACTTCCGAGCCTCAACACCTCAGTTCCCCGACTCCCCTCTCGCGGCTGACGGTCTGCGTCTCCTCCCAGGTGGGCTGTCCCATGGCCTGCGACTTTTGCGCCACGGGCAAGGGCGGCTTTTTGCGAAACCTGGAAGCGCATGAAATTATCGACCAGGTGCTGACGGTGCAGGAAGACTTTGGGCAGCGGGTCAGCAATATCGTGTTTATGGGCATGGGTGAGCCGCTGCTGAATACGGACAATGTGCTGGCGGCCGTGCGATCGCTCAATACCGACGTGGGCATTGGTCAGCGCACGATGACGATTTCCACCGTGGGCATTCCCGGCCACATCCGCCGCCTGGCCCAGCACAAGCTCCAGGTGACGCTGGCCGTCAGCCTGCACGCCTCCAACCAGCCCACCCGCGAAGCCCTCATCCCCAGCGCCAAGCATTATCCTCTGGAAGCATTGCTCGACGAGTGCCGCGAATACGTCCAGCACACTGGGCGGCGCGTCACGTTTGAATACATCCTGCTGGCAGGGCTGAACGACGAACCCGAACACGCCGAAGATCTGGCGCACCACCTGCGCGGCTTCCAGAGCCACGTCAATCTAATTCCCTACAACCCCATCAACGAAGTCGATTATCAGCGCCCCGACGAGCGGCGGATTAAAGCATTCGTGCGATCGCTCCAGGATCATCACATCGCCGTCAGCGTCCGCTATTCTCGCGGGCTAGAGGCGGATGCGGCCTGTGGGCAGTTGCGGGCCAGGAGGGGGTAGGGGAAGAGGAAAGAGAGAAGAACGAAGAGGGAAGAGGTTTCGTTTTTCGTTCTTCGTTTTTCGTTCTTCGTTTTTCCGTTTTTCCCTCAACCTCCCCACACCTTGCTCAACACCGTCTTCGGGTCAATATCAGCCATGTTGCCTGTGGGGGATTTGATGCCTGCGAAGCGATCGCTCTTGGGCAGCAGCTTTTCGGGATCGGTGGGGCCAAACAGGGCGAGGGTGAAGACCTTCAGCGCCACGGCCAGGTGCATGGGGGCGCTGTCGGTGCAGAGCATCAGGTTTGCCCCGGCAATCATGGCGGCCAGTTTGCCAATGTCCGGCGGCGAGGTGATTTTGATACCGGGGGCTGCCTGAGCCAACGTCGCCACAAACGCCTCATCCTCTGGGCCCTTCACCACTACGATCGGCAGGTTGGGCTGCTTGGTCTGAAAGTCTTGAATAATCGCCTGCCAGCTTTCGACGGGATAAATCTTGTCGATGCCCTTAACCTTGGCAAGCTGGCTAGAGCCGCCGTGGATCAGCACATAGCCGCCGCTGCCCAGTCCCAGCCGGGCCCGCTCGGCCTCGGCCCAGTCCAGATCTTTTTTGGGAATGCTGATGGACGGATCGGGGCAGGGCGTGTCGATGCCTAGCCCCTTCAGCAGGTCGTGGTACATCGCAGCCGCATACTGGTCGGTGTTAAGCGGCACTGCATCGGTGAGAAACAGACCGCTCGAACCGCTCTGATAGCCGATGCGCTTGGGCGTACCCGTCAGCCACAGCAGCAGCCCCACGCCCCAGCGCTGCCCCAAGGAAAGGGCTACATCGTAGTAGCGATCGCGCAATACGCCCAGCAGGTTTGCCCAATCCGCCGGGCTATTGTTGTCTTTGAAGTCAAAGGACAGCACATCGCTGACTGACTTGCTGACCCGATAGGCACTTGTTGCCCTGGGTTCCACCACCACATCAATATCCGCATTGGGATAGGCTTGCTTCAGGTCA
The Thermoleptolyngbya sichuanensis A183 DNA segment above includes these coding regions:
- the rlmN gene encoding 23S rRNA (adenine(2503)-C(2))-methyltransferase RlmN produces the protein MVEAYSEGDRPVLQTASDNGKRANFLPSAALMPSIHSDSSTLPADLSSAEAAESTAAPAADSLQAPLLGQSLDQLTAWVQQQGQPAYRGKQLYQWLYQRGARSLSEVTVFPKAWRAEVADYPIGRSHVHYRATAPDGTVKFLLRLGDGHIIETVGMPTYASPLDPPKFPRLHAAPLETKGTSEPQHLSSPTPLSRLTVCVSSQVGCPMACDFCATGKGGFLRNLEAHEIIDQVLTVQEDFGQRVSNIVFMGMGEPLLNTDNVLAAVRSLNTDVGIGQRTMTISTVGIPGHIRRLAQHKLQVTLAVSLHASNQPTREALIPSAKHYPLEALLDECREYVQHTGRRVTFEYILLAGLNDEPEHAEDLAHHLRGFQSHVNLIPYNPINEVDYQRPDERRIKAFVRSLQDHHIAVSVRYSRGLEADAACGQLRARRG
- the mnmA gene encoding tRNA 2-thiouridine(34) synthase MnmA, with the protein product MTKIVVGLSGGVDSSTAAAILHHQGYEVVGVTLWLMKGKGQCCSEGMVDAARLCEELEIPHHIVDSRDLFQENIVDYLVEGYGAGITPLPCSQCNRAVKFGPMLRYAKEELGIDAIATGHYARISHNPETGRYELRRAADLSKDQSYFLYDLPQDVLAHVHFPLGDQTKTETRRVAAEFNLHTAEKPESQDLCLIEAHGSMRDFLDKYLAPKPGDIVDQSGRVLGQHDGIHHYTIGQRRGIGVAAAEPLYVVGIDVGRNQVIVGDRASVHQPECTVQRVNWVSIATPSGPIRAFVQPRYRATPVPATLVPLNDDATRLKITFDEPQFGITPGQAAVWYDGDGQDATRGDRVLGGGIIEVHP
- a CDS encoding glycosyltransferase family 9 protein, with translation MRVVALVPGGIGDQILFFPTLDDLKQAYPNADIDVVVEPRATSAYRVSKSVSDVLSFDFKDNNSPADWANLLGVLRDRYYDVALSLGQRWGVGLLLWLTGTPKRIGYQSGSSGLFLTDAVPLNTDQYAAAMYHDLLKGLGIDTPCPDPSISIPKKDLDWAEAERARLGLGSGGYVLIHGGSSQLAKVKGIDKIYPVESWQAIIQDFQTKQPNLPIVVVKGPEDEAFVATLAQAAPGIKITSPPDIGKLAAMIAGANLMLCTDSAPMHLAVALKVFTLALFGPTDPEKLLPKSDRFAGIKSPTGNMADIDPKTVLSKVWGG